From Chlamydiifrater volucris, one genomic window encodes:
- a CDS encoding dipeptidase, whose protein sequence is MIISDLHCDLLSLPSLTGNNLALRCTPQQLMEGNVGLQVCALFTKTSSESVKKLKKQNDLFFSLPEKFPFIEHLHTYNASRLPKKDSFINRVLIIRSIENASGIAYEKESMQNVIARLELLLAQGPLAYVSLVWNFSNRFGGGILEPKPLTNDGKTLLQELDRLSIPVDLSHASGKLTEDILDYAANKLPTLMTIASHSNFFSVHNHPRNLQDDHAKEIANRGGVIGLCMVKDFIGQNFQSLAKHLQKATDLGIIKHLCLGADFFYSPPHEHRFFPECQNAADYGAIKELICKAVPDITLQTDIMCNTAKSFLQRVLEKGRRF, encoded by the coding sequence ATGATTATATCTGATTTACATTGCGATCTTCTTTCTCTCCCTTCCTTGACAGGAAATAATCTAGCTTTGCGTTGTACTCCTCAGCAATTAATGGAAGGCAATGTGGGATTACAGGTGTGCGCATTGTTTACTAAAACTTCTTCTGAATCTGTCAAAAAACTTAAAAAACAAAATGATTTGTTTTTCTCTCTTCCTGAAAAATTTCCCTTTATCGAGCATCTACACACATACAATGCCAGTCGTCTTCCAAAAAAAGACTCCTTTATCAACCGCGTACTAATCATTCGATCGATAGAGAATGCCTCTGGTATAGCTTACGAAAAAGAATCAATGCAAAATGTCATTGCTAGACTGGAATTGTTGTTAGCGCAGGGTCCTTTAGCATATGTCAGCCTTGTCTGGAACTTTTCTAACAGATTTGGAGGAGGAATTTTAGAACCTAAACCTCTAACAAACGATGGGAAAACCCTTCTCCAAGAACTAGATCGGCTATCTATTCCAGTAGATCTAAGCCATGCATCAGGAAAGCTTACTGAAGATATTCTCGACTACGCTGCTAATAAACTTCCAACTCTAATGACTATAGCTAGTCATTCTAATTTTTTTTCTGTCCACAACCATCCTAGAAATCTTCAAGATGATCATGCTAAAGAAATTGCTAACAGGGGAGGAGTTATAGGTCTGTGCATGGTTAAAGATTTTATTGGACAGAACTTCCAAAGTCTTGCAAAACATCTCCAAAAAGCTACAGATTTGGGCATTATAAAGCATTTATGCTTAGGAGCAGACTTCTTCTATTCACCACCTCACGAGCATAGGTTTTTCCCTGAGTGCCAAAATGCTGCTGATTACGGAGCAATAAAAGAGCTCATTTGTAAGGCAGTCCCCGACATAACATTACAAACGGACATCATGTGCAACACAGCAAAAAGTTTTCTGCAAAGAGTCCTAGAAAAAGGAAGAAGGTTTTAG
- a CDS encoding L-threonylcarbamoyladenylate synthase, which yields MKTRLISPSPSNIEAAARILKKGGIVAFPTETVYGLGTCVKANSEAISCIYQLKKRPTTKPLGLYLKCKEEVFDYLPNHLKDIFQRVAENFLPGPLTIVFPGKNTGASMAVRVPNHPVLVALLEVLGDPILGTSANHSNFPSAVRPQEVLSDFPEGIHMILDGGECALGVESTILSIEPLIILRQGAIPKESLEKLLGTSIKVIQPPNRDTESFGVSIRVSNNLQDVKTYINKNPSIKRKIFLNFSTKDYYSLLREAISSQSKEVIFLYDENISPFFPPLSKNLYPNRFIKISP from the coding sequence ATGAAAACAAGACTTATAAGTCCAAGCCCATCCAATATAGAAGCGGCAGCAAGAATCCTGAAAAAGGGGGGGATCGTGGCTTTCCCCACAGAGACGGTCTATGGCTTAGGAACATGTGTAAAGGCTAATTCGGAGGCCATCTCTTGCATTTACCAACTAAAAAAACGACCTACAACAAAACCTCTGGGCCTCTATCTAAAATGTAAAGAAGAAGTTTTTGATTATCTGCCCAATCATTTGAAAGATATTTTTCAAAGAGTAGCAGAAAATTTTCTTCCAGGACCTCTAACAATTGTTTTCCCTGGTAAAAATACCGGAGCGTCTATGGCAGTTAGAGTTCCCAATCACCCAGTCCTTGTGGCCCTTTTAGAGGTCTTAGGAGACCCTATTCTTGGCACGTCTGCCAATCACTCAAATTTCCCATCGGCGGTCAGGCCTCAAGAGGTATTATCTGACTTCCCTGAAGGCATTCATATGATATTGGATGGGGGGGAGTGTGCCTTAGGCGTGGAGTCGACTATTCTATCTATAGAGCCCCTAATAATCCTGAGACAAGGGGCTATACCTAAGGAGTCTTTGGAGAAACTCTTAGGCACTTCTATCAAAGTAATACAACCCCCGAACAGAGACACAGAGTCATTTGGAGTTAGCATCCGCGTTTCTAATAATCTCCAAGACGTCAAAACATACATTAATAAAAATCCCTCTATTAAAAGAAAAATTTTTTTAAATTTTTCAACCAAAGACTATTACTCACTACTGAGAGAGGCTATTTCCTCTCAATCTAAAGAAGTCATTTTTCTATATGACGAAAATATTTCTCCTTTTTTCCCTCCGCTATCTAAAAATCTTTATCCAAACAGATTTATAAAAATTAGCCCTTAA
- a CDS encoding alpha/beta hydrolase gives MNYSFFRKQIAGLDVILCTGDPGAPAVVMCHGYGACADNFTFLPSSCVIEGLRPTWVFPNGIETVSDVPSGRAWFPLDVKELDRLMNEYPEEESTDCVLDLLSCSNLSKAGEFLTNLVRELKSQYPRVIMGGFSQGAIMSAHVGLSAELPPDGLFLFSGAFVGNQKWDVYAKTQKKKAPFFLTHGEFDGVLPFKLGKRLYSLLNKNGFIGEMFSFSGGHEISEEIIRKMKEYIVLWSK, from the coding sequence ATGAATTATTCTTTTTTCAGAAAGCAAATAGCAGGCTTGGATGTTATCTTGTGCACAGGTGATCCTGGAGCTCCTGCGGTTGTTATGTGCCACGGATATGGTGCCTGTGCGGACAATTTTACTTTTTTACCGTCGTCTTGTGTGATTGAAGGTTTACGTCCCACGTGGGTTTTCCCTAATGGTATAGAGACTGTTTCGGATGTCCCCTCGGGAAGAGCTTGGTTTCCTTTGGATGTCAAGGAGTTGGATAGATTAATGAACGAGTATCCGGAGGAAGAGAGTACTGATTGTGTTTTAGACCTCTTGTCTTGTTCGAATTTATCCAAGGCTGGAGAATTTTTAACTAACCTGGTTAGAGAATTAAAATCTCAGTATCCCAGGGTTATTATGGGAGGGTTTAGTCAGGGAGCCATAATGTCTGCACACGTGGGGCTTTCGGCTGAGCTGCCCCCTGACGGATTGTTTTTGTTTTCGGGTGCTTTTGTGGGTAATCAGAAATGGGATGTTTACGCTAAGACCCAAAAAAAGAAGGCGCCTTTTTTTCTCACGCATGGAGAGTTTGATGGAGTATTGCCTTTTAAGTTAGGTAAAAGACTGTACTCTCTTCTCAATAAAAATGGTTTCATAGGGGAAATGTTTTCTTTTTCTGGGGGACACGAGATTTCCGAAGAGATTATTCGGAAAATGAAAGAGTATATTGTCCTTTGGTCTAAGTAA
- the tmk gene encoding dTMP kinase yields the protein MFISIEGGEGCGKSTLASSLFKYLSTEGAEVVCTREPGGTPLGEELRDILLSNHSFPPNSVTELMLFLAARSEHVQKVILPALRENKIVICERFHDSTIVYQGFAGELDVNYVSDLCYNFMGKETLIPQLTFLLDVPVEEGLKRKRNQKELDRFERKNLSYHEKVRRGFLIQAKRFPERIKILDATLGKKELLEASLSYIPTLFLL from the coding sequence ATATTTATTTCCATTGAGGGAGGCGAAGGTTGCGGAAAGTCAACCCTCGCATCTTCTTTATTCAAATACTTATCCACCGAAGGTGCGGAGGTTGTTTGCACAAGAGAGCCGGGTGGGACTCCTTTGGGCGAGGAGCTTCGCGATATTCTTCTATCTAATCATAGTTTTCCTCCAAATAGCGTTACGGAGCTAATGTTGTTTCTAGCAGCCAGATCTGAGCATGTACAAAAGGTTATTCTCCCTGCCTTGCGAGAAAATAAAATAGTTATCTGCGAGAGATTTCACGACTCAACTATCGTCTATCAAGGTTTTGCCGGAGAACTAGATGTCAATTATGTTTCTGATTTGTGTTACAATTTCATGGGGAAAGAAACCCTCATTCCTCAACTAACTTTTCTTTTAGATGTCCCTGTAGAAGAAGGGCTTAAAAGGAAACGTAACCAGAAAGAGCTTGATAGATTTGAAAGAAAAAATCTCTCTTACCATGAGAAAGTCCGCAGAGGATTTTTAATCCAAGCTAAGCGATTTCCTGAAAGAATTAAAATCTTAGACGCTACTCTAGGAAAGAAAGAGCTACTTGAAGCCTCTTTGTCCTATATCCCCACTCTTTTTCTATTATGA
- the gyrA gene encoding DNA topoisomerase (ATP-hydrolyzing) subunit A, with the protein MFNENEIIVPKNLEEEMKESYLRYSMSVIISRALPDIRDGLKPSQRRILYAMKQLNLSPGAKHRKCAKICGDTSGDYHPHGEGVIYPTLVRMAQDWAMRYPLVDGQGNFGSIDGDPPAAMRYTEARLTHSAIQLMEDLDKDTVDMVSNYDETKTEPTVFPSKFPNLLCNGSSGIAVGMATNIPPHNLKELIEATLLVLDDPFVPIEQIMEVMPGPDFPTGGIICGMEGIRSTYITGRGKIRVRAKLEVEEDSERHRESIIITELPYNVNKSRLVEQIADLVNDKTLSGISDVRDESDKEGIRVVLELKRGESSEVTINRLYKFTDVQVTFGANMLALDRNLPRTMDIRRMISSWVRHRMEVIRRRTRFELNKAENRAHILEGYLKALADLDRIVKAIKESESKEDAKRKLMELFLFTERQASAILELRLYQLTSLESEKIKKEHDDLLEKIAYYRSVLANESLVKDIIRNELQDIVKSNGTPRRTQIEAIGEDIKDIEDIIADEPVVITISGDDYVKRMPVKVFREQRRGGHGVTGFDMKKGSDYLKAVYSASTKDYLLIFTNFGQCYWLKVWQLPEGERRAKGKPIINFLEGIRPGEQIAAILKVRNFSEPGYLFLATKKGVVKKVDLQAFSNPRKRGIRALEIDNGDELIAAGRILSDTDRVMLFTRLGMAVRFPHEKVRSMGRTARGVKGVSLKSDEDRVVSGEIVSDSDSILVVCDNGFGKRSPVESFRETNRGGVGVRSILISERNGNVLGALPVTDNDSILLMSAQGQAIRINMKDVRVMGRSTQGVRLVHLKDGDQLVAIEKISSGNEDSSVEEETSNKKDQVEV; encoded by the coding sequence ATGTTTAATGAAAACGAAATTATTGTTCCTAAAAACCTAGAAGAGGAAATGAAGGAAAGTTACCTTCGCTACTCTATGTCGGTTATTATCTCCAGAGCTCTACCGGATATCCGCGACGGATTGAAACCTTCCCAACGACGGATTCTGTATGCCATGAAGCAATTGAACTTATCTCCTGGAGCTAAGCACAGAAAATGCGCGAAGATTTGCGGTGATACTTCCGGAGACTATCATCCTCATGGAGAGGGGGTTATCTATCCTACTTTAGTGAGAATGGCTCAAGATTGGGCTATGCGTTACCCTCTGGTAGACGGGCAGGGAAACTTTGGATCCATAGATGGAGATCCACCTGCAGCTATGCGGTACACTGAAGCCAGATTGACTCACAGTGCTATTCAGTTAATGGAGGACTTAGACAAAGACACTGTTGATATGGTTTCTAACTACGACGAAACCAAGACAGAGCCAACAGTTTTTCCCTCCAAGTTTCCTAACTTACTATGTAATGGTTCTTCTGGAATTGCTGTAGGGATGGCTACAAACATTCCTCCTCATAACCTGAAGGAGCTTATAGAGGCAACTCTCTTGGTACTCGATGATCCCTTCGTGCCCATAGAGCAAATTATGGAAGTTATGCCTGGACCAGACTTCCCCACAGGAGGCATCATCTGTGGAATGGAAGGTATCCGGTCCACATACATAACCGGTAGGGGAAAAATCAGGGTGCGAGCTAAGCTGGAAGTAGAAGAAGACAGTGAGCGTCATCGAGAAAGCATCATTATCACCGAACTCCCTTACAACGTCAATAAATCCAGACTTGTTGAGCAGATTGCTGATCTAGTCAATGATAAGACATTATCTGGTATTTCTGATGTTAGAGACGAGTCAGATAAAGAAGGTATCAGAGTCGTTCTGGAGCTTAAACGAGGAGAATCTTCGGAAGTTACTATCAACAGACTTTATAAATTCACGGATGTCCAAGTTACCTTCGGAGCTAACATGTTAGCTTTGGATAGAAATCTTCCTAGAACCATGGATATCCGAAGAATGATTTCTTCTTGGGTACGCCATCGCATGGAAGTTATTCGAAGGAGGACCCGTTTTGAGTTGAACAAAGCTGAAAACCGTGCTCATATTCTAGAGGGTTATCTCAAAGCTCTAGCAGATTTAGACCGTATCGTTAAGGCCATTAAGGAAAGCGAAAGTAAAGAAGATGCTAAAAGAAAACTCATGGAGTTGTTTCTTTTTACAGAAAGACAAGCTTCAGCGATTTTGGAACTCAGATTATACCAGCTTACAAGTTTGGAATCTGAGAAAATTAAAAAAGAACACGATGATTTGCTAGAAAAGATAGCTTACTATAGAAGCGTTCTAGCAAATGAGTCTTTAGTCAAAGACATCATTAGAAACGAATTGCAAGACATCGTTAAATCTAATGGAACACCCAGACGCACACAGATAGAGGCCATTGGAGAGGATATCAAAGATATTGAAGATATTATTGCTGATGAACCTGTGGTCATCACCATATCTGGAGATGATTATGTGAAGCGCATGCCTGTAAAAGTTTTCCGAGAACAACGTCGAGGAGGGCATGGAGTAACGGGCTTTGACATGAAAAAAGGCTCCGATTACCTAAAAGCAGTTTATTCTGCCTCCACAAAAGATTATTTGCTCATATTTACCAATTTTGGCCAGTGCTACTGGCTGAAGGTATGGCAACTGCCCGAGGGAGAGCGTAGAGCTAAAGGCAAGCCAATCATTAACTTCTTGGAGGGCATCAGGCCTGGTGAGCAAATAGCTGCCATCTTAAAAGTTAGAAACTTTTCGGAGCCAGGCTACCTCTTTTTAGCTACCAAAAAAGGAGTAGTTAAAAAGGTTGATTTACAAGCCTTTAGCAATCCTAGGAAGAGAGGCATTCGTGCATTAGAGATTGATAATGGTGATGAGCTGATTGCTGCTGGGAGAATCCTCAGTGACACGGACAGAGTTATGTTGTTTACCCGCTTAGGAATGGCTGTACGTTTTCCTCATGAAAAGGTTCGTTCTATGGGACGAACGGCTAGAGGAGTCAAGGGAGTTTCTCTAAAAAGTGATGAAGACCGGGTAGTCAGCGGGGAAATAGTTTCAGACTCTGATTCTATCCTTGTCGTTTGTGACAACGGATTTGGAAAACGATCTCCTGTAGAAAGCTTCAGAGAAACAAACAGGGGAGGAGTGGGAGTTCGCTCCATACTGATTAGTGAACGTAATGGCAACGTCCTTGGCGCACTTCCTGTTACGGATAACGATAGCATTCTCTTAATGTCTGCACAAGGTCAAGCCATCCGCATTAATATGAAAGATGTTCGCGTGATGGGTAGGTCAACGCAAGGGGTCCGTCTCGTTCATTTAAAGGATGGAGATCAACTAGTCGCTATAGAAAAAATTTCTTCAGGAAATGAAGACTCTTCTGTGGAAGAAGAAACTTCAAATAAAAAGGATCAAGTAGAGGTCTAA
- the gyrB gene encoding DNA topoisomerase (ATP-hydrolyzing) subunit B, which translates to MNANKKNYDASAITVLEGLQAVRERPGMYIGDTGVGGLHHLVYEVVDNSIDEAMAGHCSEIFVTVLKDGGVTIADNGRGIPVEIHQRESEKLGREISALEVVLTVLHAGGKFDKDSYKVSGGLHGVGVSCVNALSEKFIVNVSKHGFVHHMEFSRGVPLTPLKKGQETDKRGTEVTFYPDPQIFSVCEFDKSILMKRLRELAFLNKGIKIHFEDERDEGFQKTTFYYEGGISSFVSYLNENKESLFSDPIYISGCRAGDDGEIEFEAALQWNGGYSELIYSYANNIPTRQGGTHLTGFSTALTRVLNAYVKANNLLKSDKISLTGDDMREGLTAVISVKVPNPQFEGQTKQKLGNSDVGSVAQQITGEALATFFDENPQIAKSIVEKVLIAAQAREAAKKARELTLRKSALDSARLPGKLVDCLEKDPEKCEIYIVEGDSAGGSAKQGRDRRFQAILPIRGKILNVEKARLQKVFQNQEIGAIISALGSGIGKDNFHLEKLRYKRIIIMTDADVDGSHIRTLLLTFFYRHMSPLIENECIYIAQPPLYKVSKKKASRYILSEKEMDSYLLSLGVQEASVSFGDINELKGEQLESLVNVILEVEQFISSLEKKAIPFAEFLEAYKENDGYPVFYMSANNNRSATYLYSETERDEALSLAESNGSEVPKVIELYKGDSLDKLNSELSHYGLRLQDYLIANNRKFSIVSSDQSYEGHTLKDFIDYLRSLGRKGIEIQRYKGLGEMNADQLWDTTMNPDQRTLIRVSLKDAIEADHIFTMLMGEEVPPRRDFIESHALSIKMNNLDI; encoded by the coding sequence ATGAATGCAAATAAAAAAAATTATGATGCCTCAGCTATTACAGTTCTAGAAGGACTACAAGCTGTCAGAGAACGCCCAGGCATGTATATAGGAGATACAGGCGTTGGGGGTTTGCATCACCTAGTGTATGAGGTCGTTGATAATAGTATTGACGAAGCTATGGCTGGGCATTGCTCTGAAATCTTTGTTACAGTACTCAAAGACGGGGGAGTTACAATAGCCGATAATGGCCGAGGGATTCCTGTAGAAATACATCAAAGAGAATCAGAAAAGCTAGGAAGAGAAATTTCTGCTCTAGAAGTGGTTTTAACCGTATTGCATGCCGGAGGAAAATTTGATAAAGATAGTTACAAAGTCTCTGGAGGGCTACATGGTGTTGGAGTTTCTTGCGTAAACGCTCTTTCAGAAAAATTTATTGTAAACGTGTCCAAACATGGCTTCGTTCACCACATGGAGTTTTCTAGAGGCGTACCTCTGACTCCGCTAAAAAAAGGACAGGAAACAGATAAGAGAGGAACAGAAGTTACTTTTTATCCCGACCCCCAAATTTTTTCTGTTTGTGAATTTGATAAGTCCATACTCATGAAAAGATTAAGGGAGTTGGCTTTCCTTAACAAAGGAATTAAAATCCATTTTGAAGACGAAAGAGACGAAGGATTTCAAAAGACTACTTTCTATTATGAAGGGGGTATTAGTTCTTTTGTCTCTTACCTCAATGAGAATAAAGAAAGTCTATTCTCTGACCCCATCTATATTTCCGGTTGCCGAGCTGGTGACGATGGCGAGATAGAATTTGAAGCAGCTTTACAGTGGAATGGCGGGTATTCAGAGTTAATTTATTCCTATGCAAATAACATTCCGACCAGACAGGGGGGAACACATCTTACTGGTTTTTCTACAGCTCTTACAAGAGTATTGAACGCTTATGTTAAAGCCAATAATTTACTGAAAAGTGATAAAATATCCCTTACCGGGGATGACATGCGAGAAGGATTAACTGCCGTTATTTCTGTAAAAGTTCCTAATCCTCAATTTGAAGGACAAACAAAACAAAAACTGGGTAATAGTGATGTAGGATCTGTCGCCCAACAGATTACCGGCGAGGCTTTAGCTACCTTCTTTGATGAAAACCCACAAATTGCTAAATCTATTGTTGAAAAAGTACTGATAGCAGCTCAAGCCAGAGAAGCAGCTAAAAAAGCTAGGGAATTAACTTTAAGAAAAAGTGCTCTAGACAGCGCTAGATTGCCAGGAAAATTAGTGGATTGCTTAGAGAAAGATCCGGAAAAGTGTGAAATCTATATAGTTGAAGGAGATTCTGCTGGAGGGTCAGCAAAACAAGGAAGAGATCGTAGATTTCAAGCCATCCTTCCAATCAGAGGAAAAATTCTTAACGTAGAAAAAGCTCGTCTGCAAAAAGTGTTTCAAAACCAGGAGATTGGGGCAATTATTTCCGCTCTTGGAAGTGGTATCGGAAAAGACAACTTTCACTTAGAAAAGTTACGCTATAAAAGAATTATCATTATGACGGATGCTGACGTAGATGGCTCTCACATACGTACGCTGCTTCTTACGTTTTTCTATCGCCACATGTCTCCTCTCATAGAAAATGAATGCATCTATATTGCTCAACCTCCTTTGTACAAGGTAAGCAAAAAGAAAGCCTCTAGGTATATTCTGTCAGAAAAAGAGATGGACAGCTATTTATTGTCATTAGGAGTACAAGAAGCGAGTGTATCTTTTGGTGACATCAATGAGCTGAAAGGAGAGCAACTAGAATCTTTAGTTAACGTTATTTTGGAAGTTGAGCAGTTTATTTCCTCCCTAGAAAAAAAAGCTATTCCTTTTGCAGAGTTTCTTGAAGCCTATAAGGAAAATGACGGGTACCCTGTATTTTACATGAGTGCCAATAACAACCGCTCTGCAACATACTTATACTCCGAAACAGAAAGAGATGAAGCGTTGTCTCTGGCGGAGAGCAATGGAAGTGAAGTCCCTAAAGTTATAGAGTTGTATAAAGGAGATTCACTGGATAAGTTAAATTCAGAGCTATCTCATTATGGACTGCGGCTTCAAGATTATTTAATAGCCAATAACAGGAAATTTTCTATAGTTTCTAGTGACCAATCTTATGAGGGTCATACATTAAAAGATTTCATCGATTACCTACGTTCTCTAGGAAGGAAGGGTATAGAAATTCAACGCTACAAAGGTTTGGGAGAGATGAATGCTGATCAATTGTGGGATACCACAATGAATCCTGATCAACGTACGTTGATTCGTGTGTCGCTAAAAGACGCTATAGAAGCTGATCATATCTTTACAATGCTTATGGGTGAAGAAGTGCCTCCAAGAAGAGATTTCATAGAGAGCCACGCCTTGTCCATTAAAATGAATAATTTGGACATTTAG
- a CDS encoding DUF721 domain-containing protein → MFSETKVNHPKTSSKKKSKTATTIKHMSQVLSQYLEELERLRKVNPQKLIKAWHSVMDPKYEGMTAAVGYQDEELLVKVSNSSLFSLLKQTNQKSMLEQLREIAPKTPVKKIHFLFGTGHECK, encoded by the coding sequence ATGTTCTCAGAAACTAAAGTAAATCATCCCAAAACTTCTTCGAAAAAAAAATCAAAGACGGCGACAACCATCAAGCATATGAGTCAAGTCCTTTCGCAGTACCTAGAGGAGTTGGAAAGGTTAAGGAAGGTAAATCCCCAAAAACTTATCAAAGCATGGCACTCTGTTATGGACCCTAAGTACGAGGGGATGACGGCAGCTGTCGGATACCAAGATGAAGAGCTTCTCGTAAAAGTTTCTAATTCTTCCTTGTTTTCGCTTTTGAAACAAACAAATCAGAAGTCTATGTTGGAGCAGCTTAGAGAGATTGCTCCCAAGACTCCAGTTAAGAAAATTCACTTTCTCTTTGGAACAGGTCATGAATGCAAATAA